A genomic segment from Stenotrophomonas maltophilia encodes:
- a CDS encoding KdsC family phosphatase: MPWSPLPAFPAHLHAAAARVRLACFDVDGTLTDGRLYYDKDGNESKAYFVQDGLGLKLLQQHGIHPVLITARNSQSALKRGADLGIDTQIAVGDKLASVQALCAQHGIGLEQVAFMGDDLPDLAPLGAVGLAVAPANAHPWIAERVHWQTRADGGRGAARELCDILLAAQGHVDAVLARFGA, encoded by the coding sequence ATGCCCTGGTCCCCCCTGCCCGCCTTTCCCGCCCACCTGCATGCCGCCGCGGCCCGCGTCCGCCTGGCCTGCTTTGACGTGGACGGCACCCTCACCGACGGTCGGCTGTACTACGACAAGGACGGCAACGAGAGCAAGGCATACTTCGTGCAGGACGGCCTGGGCCTGAAACTGCTGCAGCAGCACGGCATCCACCCCGTGCTGATCACCGCGCGCAACAGCCAGTCCGCGCTCAAGCGCGGCGCCGACCTCGGCATCGATACCCAGATCGCCGTGGGCGACAAGCTGGCCAGCGTGCAGGCGCTGTGTGCGCAGCACGGCATCGGCCTGGAGCAGGTGGCCTTCATGGGCGACGACCTGCCGGACCTGGCGCCGCTTGGCGCGGTCGGGCTGGCGGTGGCGCCGGCCAACGCCCACCCGTGGATCGCCGAGCGCGTGCACTGGCAGACCCGTGCCGATGGCGGACGTGGCGCAGCCCGTGAGCTGTGCGACATCCTGCTGGCCGCCCAGGGCCATGTGGATGCGGTGCTGGCGAGGTTCGGCGCATGA
- a CDS encoding RNA polymerase factor sigma-54 has translation MKTRLQTSLGQQLVLTPQLQQAIKLLQMSTTELELEIAQAVESNPLLDWADSNDSSAANEGVDSTDADASAERTDSGDDWAPAELDWSAAGSGGSFDDDDDTGSAAERVAETETLADHLLWQLHLSHLSMHDRSIGAALIDALDDDGYLREPLATIAETLLPSVHADEAEILAVLHRIQRFDPVGVAARTLGECLQLQLDVLPADTPGLALARQIAAGPLERLPRSGVAGLAHELKQPLDEVDTAVALLRSLDPRPGTQIAPLSQDTYVVPDVVVWRQNGIWRAALAAHAGPKVVIHRGYEQLIRRCGEADAGYLRGQLQEARWLLKGLQQRGETLLRVVRSLILQQAGFLEFGEQALRPLTLREIAAELGLHESTVSRAIARKHVRTPRGTLPLRAFFASGIDTEGGGEASSTAIQAMIRRLIDDENPRKPLSDAKLADLLKSSGIPVARRTVAKYREAMNISASHERVRIA, from the coding sequence ATGAAGACTCGGCTGCAGACATCGTTGGGACAGCAGCTGGTGCTCACGCCCCAGCTGCAGCAGGCGATCAAGCTGCTGCAGATGTCCACGACCGAGCTGGAGCTTGAAATCGCCCAGGCCGTGGAAAGCAATCCACTGCTGGACTGGGCCGACAGCAACGACAGCAGTGCCGCCAATGAAGGCGTCGACAGCACGGATGCCGACGCCTCCGCCGAACGCACCGACAGCGGCGACGACTGGGCACCGGCCGAACTCGACTGGAGCGCCGCCGGCAGTGGCGGCAGCTTCGATGATGACGATGACACCGGCAGCGCCGCCGAGCGCGTGGCCGAAACCGAGACGCTGGCCGACCACCTGCTGTGGCAGCTGCACCTGTCGCATCTTTCCATGCATGACCGCAGCATCGGCGCTGCGCTGATCGATGCCTTGGACGACGACGGCTACCTGCGCGAACCGCTGGCCACCATCGCCGAAACCCTGCTGCCGTCGGTCCATGCCGATGAGGCTGAAATCCTTGCAGTGCTGCATCGCATCCAGCGCTTCGACCCGGTCGGCGTTGCCGCGCGCACGCTCGGCGAGTGCCTGCAGCTGCAGCTGGACGTGTTGCCTGCCGACACGCCGGGGCTGGCGCTGGCGCGACAGATTGCCGCAGGGCCGCTGGAACGGCTGCCGCGCAGTGGCGTCGCCGGGCTGGCCCATGAACTGAAACAGCCACTGGACGAGGTCGACACGGCGGTCGCCCTGCTGCGCTCGCTGGACCCGCGCCCGGGCACGCAGATCGCGCCGCTTTCGCAGGACACCTACGTGGTGCCCGACGTGGTGGTGTGGCGGCAGAACGGCATCTGGCGCGCGGCGCTGGCGGCCCACGCCGGGCCGAAGGTGGTGATCCACCGGGGCTACGAACAGCTGATCCGCCGCTGTGGCGAGGCCGACGCCGGCTACCTGCGCGGCCAGCTGCAGGAGGCGCGCTGGCTGCTGAAGGGCCTGCAGCAGCGCGGCGAAACCCTGCTGCGGGTGGTGCGCAGCCTGATCCTGCAACAGGCAGGCTTCCTCGAATTCGGCGAGCAGGCGCTGCGCCCGCTGACCCTGCGCGAGATCGCCGCCGAGCTGGGCCTGCACGAATCCACGGTGTCGCGCGCGATCGCCCGCAAGCACGTGCGTACGCCGCGCGGCACCCTGCCGCTGCGCGCCTTCTTCGCCTCGGGCATCGATACCGAGGGCGGTGGCGAGGCGTCCAGCACGGCCATCCAGGCGATGATCCGGCGCCTGATCGACGATGAGAACCCGCGCAAGCCGCTTTCTGACGCCAAGCTGGCTGACCTGCTCAAATCGTCGGGAATTCCAGTAGCGCGGCGCACCGTGGCGAAGTATCGTGAAGCCATGAACATCTCCGCCTCGCACGAAAGGGTCAGAATCGCTTGA
- the lptB gene encoding LPS export ABC transporter ATP-binding protein: MLVAKGLRKRYKQREVVKDFGLTLDAGEVVGLLGPNGAGKTTCFYMIVGLVAADAGSIVLDGKDITSDPMYTRAKQGVGYLPQEPSVFRKLTVADNLRLVLELREDLDSAGRERELNSLLDELQLGHVADQLGASLSGGERRRCEIARALAAQPRLILLDEPFAGVDPISVGEIQRIVTHLKQRGIGVLITDHNVRETLGICDRAYILAEGTVLAQGSPEAILDNADVRRVYLGDSFKL, translated from the coding sequence ATGCTCGTCGCCAAGGGCCTGCGCAAGCGCTACAAGCAGCGCGAAGTCGTCAAGGACTTCGGGCTGACCCTCGACGCTGGTGAGGTGGTCGGCCTGCTCGGCCCCAACGGCGCCGGCAAGACCACCTGCTTCTACATGATCGTCGGCCTCGTCGCCGCCGATGCAGGCAGCATCGTGCTCGACGGCAAGGACATCACCAGCGACCCGATGTACACCCGTGCCAAGCAGGGCGTGGGCTACCTGCCGCAGGAACCGTCGGTGTTCCGCAAGCTGACCGTGGCCGACAACCTCCGCCTGGTGCTGGAACTGCGCGAAGACCTGGATTCGGCCGGCCGCGAACGCGAATTGAACAGCCTGCTCGACGAACTGCAGCTGGGCCATGTTGCCGACCAGCTCGGCGCCAGCCTGTCCGGTGGCGAGCGTCGTCGCTGCGAGATCGCCCGCGCACTGGCCGCGCAGCCGCGCCTGATCCTGCTCGACGAACCGTTTGCCGGTGTCGACCCGATCTCGGTGGGCGAAATCCAGCGCATCGTCACCCATCTCAAGCAACGTGGCATCGGCGTGCTGATCACCGACCACAACGTGCGCGAGACCTTGGGAATCTGCGACCGCGCGTATATCCTCGCCGAGGGCACCGTGCTGGCCCAGGGCTCGCCGGAGGCGATCCTGGACAACGCCGACGTACGTCGCGTCTACCTTGGGGATTCCTTCAAGCTGTGA
- the hprK gene encoding HPr(Ser) kinase/phosphatase, with the protein MNTSITARELFEQQRERLGLRWAAGKSGEKRELEAGNTVSRRPSLAGYLNAIYPNKVQILGTEELSWLDALEPRQRWETIEKIMQSHPLALVLTRNQACPEDLRAAADESGTPLWLSPKRGHELLNHLSYHLARTLAPRVILHGVFMEIYSIGVLITGEAGSGKSELALELLSRGHRLVADDAPEFTQIAPDVLDGTCPELLQDLLEVRGLGVLNVREMFGDTAVKKNKYLRLIVHLTKPMTEPTPHGYERLTGDSGTRHVLDLDVPLITLPVMPGRNLAVLTEAATRLHILRTKGIDPAAMFIARHSNLLERRTP; encoded by the coding sequence ATGAATACCAGCATCACCGCCCGTGAACTGTTCGAACAGCAGCGCGAGCGGCTGGGGCTGCGCTGGGCCGCCGGCAAATCCGGAGAGAAGCGCGAGCTGGAGGCCGGCAACACGGTCTCGCGGCGCCCCTCGCTGGCCGGCTACCTCAACGCCATCTATCCCAACAAGGTGCAGATCCTGGGCACCGAGGAACTGTCCTGGCTGGATGCACTGGAACCGCGCCAGCGTTGGGAGACCATCGAAAAGATCATGCAGTCGCATCCGCTGGCGCTGGTGCTGACCCGCAACCAGGCGTGCCCGGAAGACCTGCGCGCCGCCGCGGACGAATCCGGCACACCGCTGTGGCTGTCGCCCAAGCGCGGCCACGAACTGCTCAACCACCTGTCCTACCATCTGGCGCGTACGCTGGCGCCGCGGGTGATCCTGCACGGCGTGTTCATGGAGATCTATTCCATCGGCGTGCTGATCACCGGTGAGGCCGGGTCGGGCAAGAGCGAGCTGGCACTGGAACTGCTCAGCCGTGGTCACCGCCTGGTCGCCGACGACGCCCCCGAGTTCACCCAGATCGCCCCGGACGTGCTCGACGGCACCTGCCCCGAACTGCTGCAGGACCTGCTGGAAGTGCGCGGCCTGGGCGTGCTGAACGTGCGCGAGATGTTCGGCGACACGGCTGTAAAGAAGAACAAGTACCTTCGGCTGATCGTCCACCTGACCAAGCCGATGACCGAACCCACCCCGCATGGCTACGAGCGCCTGACCGGCGACTCGGGCACCCGCCATGTGCTGGACCTGGACGTTCCGCTGATCACCCTGCCGGTGATGCCTGGCCGCAACCTGGCCGTGCTGACCGAGGCCGCCACCCGCCTGCACATCCTGCGCACCAAGGGCATTGACCCGGCGGCCATGTTCATCGCCCGCCACAGCAATCTGCTGGAACGGCGAACACCCTGA
- a CDS encoding BolA family protein gives MDADTIRNLIETGLPGARADVQGDDGVHFEATVVCEAFAGKMPLARHRMVYATLGDLMGGAIHALALKTVTPAEAG, from the coding sequence TTGGACGCCGACACCATCCGCAACCTGATCGAAACCGGCCTGCCCGGCGCCCGCGCCGACGTGCAGGGCGACGATGGCGTGCATTTCGAAGCGACCGTGGTCTGCGAGGCCTTTGCCGGCAAGATGCCGCTGGCCCGCCATCGGATGGTCTATGCCACCCTGGGCGACCTGATGGGCGGCGCGATCCACGCGCTGGCGCTGAAAACCGTGACCCCGGCCGAAGCCGGCTGA
- the lptA gene encoding lipopolysaccharide transport periplasmic protein LptA — MKIPFAAVLALGLLVPSAAFAKSTDRNENMNIDSGAQSGVLTGDGKTVLSQGVTVTQGSLDIRSSEAEIYLKDGEAVRAVFTGKQATMKQQLDDGTWMDAVADRIDYDIKTEIITLTGNYKVTSARGTNAGQRMVYNTRSGEMNSGGDGSRVRTVIPPKNKNPAAQPAAAPKATAPASTPAKPAGSKK; from the coding sequence ATGAAGATTCCCTTTGCAGCCGTACTCGCGCTCGGTCTCCTTGTTCCCAGCGCTGCCTTTGCCAAGTCCACCGACCGCAACGAGAACATGAACATCGACTCCGGCGCCCAGTCCGGCGTGCTCACCGGCGATGGCAAGACCGTGCTCTCGCAGGGCGTGACCGTCACCCAGGGCTCGCTGGACATCCGCTCGTCCGAAGCCGAGATCTACCTGAAGGACGGCGAGGCCGTGCGTGCGGTGTTCACCGGCAAGCAGGCCACGATGAAGCAGCAGCTCGACGACGGTACCTGGATGGACGCGGTGGCCGATCGCATCGACTACGACATCAAGACCGAGATCATCACCCTGACCGGCAACTACAAGGTCACCAGCGCGCGCGGCACCAATGCCGGCCAGCGCATGGTCTACAACACCCGCAGCGGCGAGATGAACTCCGGCGGCGATGGCAGCCGCGTGCGCACCGTCATTCCGCCGAAGAACAAGAACCCGGCGGCACAGCCGGCGGCCGCGCCCAAGGCGACGGCTCCGGCCAGCACGCCGGCCAAGCCGGCCGGGAGCAAGAAGTAA
- a CDS encoding KpsF/GutQ family sugar-phosphate isomerase: MAESLLPPRSVDPAGLVASGRRVFEIERQALDAVADRLGEAFQQACQAILASRGRVVATGMGKSGHIARKIAATLASTGTPAFYVHPGEAGHGDLGMITEDDVVLALSYSGESDEVLMLLPVLKRQGNVLISMTGRPQSSLATAADIHLDVSVPAEACPLALAPTSSTTASLAMGDALAVALLDARGFTADDFARSHPAGSLGRRLLLHITDVMHTGEDLPSVGADASLSEALMEMSRKRLGMTAVVDADGVLIGLFTDGDLRRALDSALDVRTAKIADVMTRNPRTIGADQLAVEAARLMETHKITGLIVVDGQGRAVGALNIHDLLRARVV, from the coding sequence ATGGCCGAATCCCTGTTGCCCCCCCGTTCCGTCGACCCTGCCGGCCTGGTCGCCAGCGGCCGCCGCGTCTTCGAGATCGAGCGGCAGGCGCTGGATGCCGTGGCCGATCGCCTCGGCGAGGCCTTCCAGCAGGCCTGCCAGGCGATCCTGGCCAGCCGCGGGCGGGTGGTCGCCACCGGCATGGGCAAGTCCGGGCATATCGCCCGCAAGATCGCCGCCACCCTGGCTTCCACCGGTACGCCGGCGTTCTACGTGCACCCCGGCGAAGCCGGCCACGGCGACCTGGGCATGATCACCGAGGACGACGTGGTGCTGGCCCTGTCCTATTCCGGTGAGTCCGACGAGGTGCTGATGCTGCTGCCGGTGCTCAAGCGCCAGGGCAACGTGCTGATCTCCATGACCGGCCGCCCGCAGTCGAGCCTGGCCACCGCCGCCGACATCCACCTGGACGTGAGCGTGCCGGCCGAGGCCTGCCCGCTGGCGCTGGCGCCGACCTCCAGCACCACCGCCTCGCTGGCGATGGGCGATGCGCTGGCCGTGGCCCTGCTTGACGCGCGCGGCTTCACCGCCGACGACTTCGCCCGCTCGCACCCGGCCGGCAGCCTCGGCCGCCGCCTGCTGCTGCACATCACCGACGTCATGCACACCGGCGAAGACCTGCCCAGCGTAGGTGCCGACGCCAGCCTCAGCGAAGCGCTGATGGAAATGAGCCGCAAACGGCTGGGCATGACCGCCGTGGTCGACGCCGACGGCGTGCTGATCGGCCTGTTCACCGACGGCGACCTGCGCCGCGCGCTGGACAGTGCGCTGGACGTACGGACTGCGAAGATCGCCGATGTGATGACCCGCAACCCGCGCACCATCGGTGCCGACCAGCTGGCCGTTGAGGCCGCCCGGCTGATGGAGACCCACAAGATCACCGGCCTGATCGTGGTCGACGGCCAGGGTCGTGCGGTCGGCGCCCTGAACATTCATGACCTGTTGCGGGCCCGGGTGGTTTAA
- a CDS encoding PTS sugar transporter subunit IIA → MPLTDLLAAVQTQLCTATDRDSVLQAAAGLLACRQANAEQIYLNLCQREALGSTAIGHGIAIPHGRAPTLDRPRGALLRLATPVDFGGDEPVDLVFAMAVPAHYTHQHLMLLSELAELFSAPDIRQALREAGDARALREALDMTPPASAA, encoded by the coding sequence ATGCCCCTGACTGACCTCCTGGCGGCCGTGCAGACCCAGCTCTGCACGGCCACCGACCGTGACAGCGTCCTGCAGGCCGCCGCCGGGTTGCTGGCCTGCCGCCAGGCCAACGCCGAACAGATCTATCTGAACCTGTGCCAGCGCGAAGCCCTGGGCAGCACCGCGATCGGCCACGGTATTGCCATCCCCCACGGCCGCGCGCCGACCCTGGACCGCCCCCGTGGCGCCTTGCTGCGTCTGGCGACCCCGGTCGATTTCGGCGGCGATGAGCCGGTGGACCTGGTGTTCGCGATGGCCGTCCCCGCCCACTACACCCACCAGCACCTGATGCTGCTGTCCGAGCTGGCCGAGCTGTTCTCCGCGCCCGACATCCGCCAGGCCCTGCGCGAGGCGGGCGATGCCCGGGCCCTGCGCGAGGCGCTGGACATGACCCCACCTGCGAGTGCCGCATGA
- the rapZ gene encoding RNase adapter RapZ — translation MSTATPTAPTLIIVSGLSGSGKSVALKTFEDQDYYCSDNLPIHLLPDFVRSLLANHDGSAPRRLAVGIDVRGQADLSQLGDWRQLAADAGVEVKVLFFEASDETVLKRYADTRRRHPLSQLGLSLPEAIARERELTAPLRREADAVIDTSNLNVHQLRRRIITEFAMDHATGLSLLFESFAYKRGVPAEADFVFDARVLPNPHWDPDLRALSGREPGVRDYLEAQPDVQRYLTQLMDFLDTWLPKLGDGTRSYVTVAFGCTGGKHRSVFLAERMARHAREMGWEDVATYHREQD, via the coding sequence ATGAGCACCGCAACCCCCACCGCCCCGACCCTGATCATCGTCAGCGGCCTGTCCGGCTCGGGTAAATCCGTCGCCCTGAAGACCTTCGAGGACCAGGACTACTACTGCTCGGACAACCTGCCGATCCACCTGCTGCCGGACTTCGTGCGCAGCCTGCTGGCCAACCATGACGGCAGCGCGCCGCGCCGGCTGGCGGTGGGCATCGACGTGCGCGGCCAGGCCGACCTGAGCCAATTGGGCGACTGGCGGCAGCTGGCCGCCGATGCCGGCGTGGAAGTGAAAGTGCTGTTCTTCGAGGCCAGCGATGAAACGGTGCTCAAGCGCTACGCCGACACCCGTCGTCGCCATCCACTGAGCCAGCTGGGCCTGTCGTTGCCCGAAGCGATCGCCCGCGAGCGCGAGCTGACCGCGCCGTTGCGCCGAGAGGCCGATGCGGTGATCGATACCAGCAACCTCAACGTGCATCAGCTGCGGCGGCGGATCATCACCGAGTTCGCGATGGACCATGCCACCGGCCTGTCGCTGCTGTTCGAATCGTTCGCCTACAAGCGTGGCGTGCCCGCCGAGGCGGACTTCGTGTTCGACGCCCGCGTGCTGCCCAATCCACACTGGGACCCGGACCTGCGTGCGCTCAGCGGCCGCGAACCGGGCGTACGCGATTACCTGGAGGCGCAGCCGGACGTGCAGCGCTACCTGACCCAGCTGATGGATTTCCTCGATACCTGGCTGCCGAAACTGGGCGACGGCACCCGCAGCTACGTGACCGTGGCATTCGGCTGCACCGGCGGCAAGCATCGCTCGGTGTTCCTGGCCGAGCGCATGGCCCGGCATGCCCGCGAGATGGGCTGGGAAGACGTGGCGACCTACCACCGCGAACAGGATTGA
- the hpf gene encoding ribosome hibernation-promoting factor, HPF/YfiA family, translating to MRIETFGKDVEVTPALQSYVEEKLARIGKHFDQHCEARVTLKLQKTEHHVDASLNIPGQTLHAEAGGQTMYAAIDLLADKLDRLVIKHKEKKQQHAPLPVGDNGG from the coding sequence ATGCGCATCGAAACGTTTGGCAAAGACGTCGAAGTCACCCCGGCCCTGCAGTCCTATGTAGAGGAGAAGCTGGCCCGGATCGGAAAACACTTCGACCAGCACTGCGAAGCGCGGGTGACCCTCAAGCTGCAGAAGACCGAACACCACGTCGACGCCAGCCTCAACATTCCGGGGCAGACCCTGCACGCCGAGGCCGGCGGCCAGACCATGTATGCCGCGATCGACCTGCTTGCGGACAAGCTTGACCGCCTGGTCATCAAGCACAAGGAGAAAAAACAGCAGCACGCACCGCTGCCGGTGGGCGACAATGGTGGCTGA
- the lptC gene encoding LPS export ABC transporter periplasmic protein LptC: protein MNLPTLNWRTVLGIGLLLAALLSSWAALRNRDKGPATAGQEVGVDYILHDFQIVALDEHGKESTTLRAPLLERQRGDQTINIATPLFEMPDKDGKHWTLRAETGWLSAKGDEMKLRGNVAGDSPADPGVVPTTFRTDHLDVFPKENRARTDALVTMTRPGMEQSGVGFEVDSKNNTYHFLSQSKGRYTPRR, encoded by the coding sequence ATGAACCTGCCGACCCTGAACTGGCGCACCGTGCTCGGCATCGGCCTGCTGTTGGCGGCCCTCCTCAGCAGCTGGGCCGCCCTGCGCAACCGCGACAAGGGCCCGGCCACTGCCGGCCAGGAAGTCGGCGTGGACTACATCCTGCACGACTTCCAGATCGTCGCGCTGGATGAGCACGGCAAGGAATCGACGACCCTGCGCGCGCCGTTGCTGGAACGCCAGCGTGGCGACCAGACCATCAACATCGCCACCCCGCTGTTCGAGATGCCCGACAAGGATGGCAAGCACTGGACCCTGCGTGCCGAGACCGGCTGGCTCAGCGCCAAGGGCGACGAGATGAAGCTGCGCGGCAATGTCGCCGGCGACAGCCCGGCCGATCCGGGCGTGGTGCCGACCACCTTCCGCACCGACCACCTGGACGTGTTCCCGAAGGAGAACCGTGCCCGCACCGATGCGCTGGTCACGATGACCCGCCCCGGCATGGAACAGTCCGGCGTTGGCTTCGAGGTGGATTCGAAGAACAACACGTATCATTTCCTCAGCCAGTCCAAGGGCCGTTACACGCCCCGACGCTGA